One window from the genome of Gadus macrocephalus chromosome 7, ASM3116895v1 encodes:
- the srsf1b gene encoding serine/arginine-rich splicing factor 1B, which produces MAEVVRGPAGNNDCRIYVGNLPPDIRTKDVEDVFYKYGSIRDIDLKNRRGGPPFAFVEFEDSRDAEDAVHGRDGYDYDGYRLRVEFPRSSRGGNRGGGGGGGGAGGGGGGGSLGTARGRYGPPSRRSEYRVIVSGLPPSGSWQDLKDHMREAGDVCYADVLRDGTGVVEFVRKEDMSYAVRKLDNTKFRSHEGETAYIRVKVDGPRSPSYGGSRSRSNSRSRSNSGSRRYSPRRGRESPRYSPRRSRSRS; this is translated from the exons ATGGCTGAAGTAGTACGGGGACCAGCAGGAAACAACGATTGTCGGATTTATGTCGGGAATCTCCCTCCCGATATCCGTACTAAAGACGTTGAAGATGTATTTTACAAATATGGAAGTATCCGAGATATCGATCTGAAGAACAGAAGAGGCGGACCCCCGTTTGCCTTTGTGGAATTCGAGGACTCCAG GGATGCAGAGGATGCGGTCCATGGACGTGATGGTTACGACTACGATGGCTATCGTCTCCGTGTCGAGTTTCCAAGAAGCAGCCGGGGGGgcaacagaggaggaggaggaggaggtggtggtgctggtggtggtggtggcgggggatCACTGGGAACAGCAAGGGGGAGATATGGTCCCCCCTCACGACGTTCAGAGTACAGAGTAATTGTGTCAG GTCTACCACCCAGTGGAAGCTGGCAAGATCTGAAAGATCACATGAGGGAGGCAGGTGATGTATGTTATGCCGATGTGTTACGCGATGGTACCGGCGTGGTGGAGTTTGTACGGAAAGAAGACATGAGCTATGCCGTCCGCAAGCTTGATAACACAAAGTTTCGTTCACACGAG GGAGAGACGGCATACATCCGTGTGAAGGTGGATGGTCCCCGGAGCCCCAGCTATGGAGGCTCGCGCTCTCGCAGCAACAGCCGCAGCCGGAGCAACAGCGGATCACGCCGCTACTCTCCACGCCGCGGACGGGAGTCTCCACGTTACTCCCCTcgccgctctcgctctcgctcctaG